One genomic window of Luteitalea pratensis includes the following:
- the purF gene encoding amidophosphoribosyltransferase produces the protein MDELKEECGVFGIFGHSEAANLTYLGLYALQHRGQESAGIAAADGHHVTVARGMGYVADIFDDRTLSGLTGSSAIGHTRYSTAGESRLENAQPFLIDCVHGQMSICHNGNLVNAGEIRRDLVSKGSIFQTSSDTEVVLHLYARTQAPSQEQAAIESLAQVQGAYSILMMSPDRLIAARDPHGFRPLALGRLGEAWIACSETCALDLIGATYVRDVEPGEVVVITEAGLVSHKPFPPAARLHCVFEHVYFARPDSYVFGRSVNEARTAMGRQLAQESMVEADVIVPIPDSGVCAAIGFSEMSGIPMRMGLIRNHYVGRTFIQPQQSIRHFGVRVKLNPVRSILEGRRVVLIDDSIVRGTTSRKIVRMVKAAGAREVHMRISCPPTISPCFYGVDTPRRSELIAATHTLEEIRTYLDADSLAYLSLDGMLGAVTPERTHYCTSCYTGTYPIEFPKDQDAYLQLALKLDKPGLVLEEQV, from the coding sequence GTGGACGAGCTCAAGGAAGAATGCGGCGTCTTTGGCATCTTCGGTCATTCCGAAGCAGCCAACCTGACGTACCTGGGGCTCTATGCCCTGCAGCACCGTGGCCAGGAAAGTGCCGGCATCGCCGCCGCCGACGGCCATCATGTGACCGTGGCGCGCGGCATGGGTTACGTCGCCGACATCTTCGACGATCGCACCCTGTCGGGCCTGACCGGTTCCAGCGCGATCGGCCATACCCGGTACTCGACAGCCGGTGAAAGTCGTCTCGAGAACGCGCAGCCCTTCCTCATCGACTGCGTGCACGGCCAGATGTCGATCTGCCACAATGGCAACCTGGTGAACGCGGGCGAGATCCGGCGCGACCTGGTCTCGAAGGGCTCGATCTTCCAGACGAGCAGCGACACGGAGGTCGTCCTTCACCTCTATGCCCGCACCCAAGCGCCGTCGCAGGAACAGGCGGCCATCGAGTCACTTGCACAGGTCCAGGGCGCCTACTCGATTCTCATGATGTCGCCCGATCGCCTGATCGCGGCGCGAGACCCGCACGGGTTCCGCCCGCTCGCGCTCGGCCGCCTCGGCGAGGCGTGGATCGCCTGTTCCGAGACGTGCGCGCTCGACCTGATTGGCGCCACATACGTTCGCGACGTCGAACCGGGCGAGGTGGTCGTGATCACCGAGGCAGGCCTCGTCTCGCACAAGCCGTTCCCTCCGGCCGCGCGCTTGCATTGCGTGTTCGAGCACGTGTACTTCGCGCGCCCAGACAGCTACGTCTTCGGGCGCAGCGTGAACGAGGCGCGCACGGCCATGGGCCGACAACTGGCCCAGGAGTCGATGGTCGAAGCCGACGTGATCGTGCCGATTCCCGACTCCGGCGTCTGCGCGGCGATCGGGTTCTCCGAGATGTCGGGCATCCCGATGCGAATGGGCCTGATCCGCAACCATTACGTCGGCCGCACCTTCATCCAGCCGCAGCAGTCGATCCGCCATTTCGGCGTGCGGGTGAAGCTCAATCCGGTCCGAAGCATTCTCGAGGGCCGCCGGGTCGTGCTCATCGACGACTCGATCGTGCGCGGCACGACGAGCCGGAAGATCGTCCGCATGGTGAAGGCCGCCGGCGCGCGTGAAGTGCACATGCGCATCAGCTGCCCGCCGACGATTTCTCCATGCTTCTACGGCGTCGACACGCCACGGCGCTCCGAACTCATCGCCGCCACGCACACCCTCGAGGAGATCCGGACCTACCTCGATGCCGACTCGCTTGCGTACCTGAGCCTCGATGGCATGCTCGGCGCCGTGACACCGGAGCGCACGCATTACTGCACGTCGTGTTACACGGGCACCTATCCCATCGAGTTCCCGAAGGATCAGGATGCGTACCTGCAGCTCGCGCTGAAGCTCGACAAGCCGGGTCTGGTGCTCGAGGAGCAGGTCTGA
- a CDS encoding HEAT repeat domain-containing protein: MIRVRSSVVALATLFALGTGTTPLCAQTPPVAGTQPVRPPTPKGPTPAAPIAPATTKPGTPPAAPTSDRAVLQAAIDKLGKLDYQTRAEASATLRRAPAAAVVPMLVEAARRHADGYVRFRALVLLSGFNDPKTRPVFLDALADENDRLREVAYAYVEDHPDPALAPKLLQALDREQAEFVRPSLIHAIAAHGADPKVQAVLRREVMRGVDFFRSAVIEALGAHKAAYALDDLAKIAQLEGPLQDDAVRAIGLIGDKRGLPTLVAVQRAGSRELQPTVAAAICGLGSNCDGHARFVKESLEFAANNLGYQELARSSATALADLSAIGRAEALPALFALGMPANDPVRAPIALATGRAVMRNPGQLLAIVPDLPRQGATLLLRDAFDMLEEDYAEERFFATVRRQYWEASPEAPVRAAAQVLITALEF; encoded by the coding sequence GTGATCCGCGTCCGTTCGTCAGTCGTCGCGCTGGCCACGCTGTTCGCCCTGGGCACTGGCACGACGCCGCTCTGCGCCCAGACGCCACCCGTGGCCGGCACCCAGCCGGTCCGACCGCCCACGCCGAAGGGGCCAACTCCTGCCGCGCCGATAGCGCCTGCGACGACCAAACCGGGGACGCCGCCGGCGGCGCCGACGTCGGACCGCGCGGTACTGCAGGCGGCGATCGACAAGCTGGGCAAACTCGATTATCAGACGCGTGCCGAGGCGTCGGCGACGCTCCGCCGCGCCCCTGCCGCCGCCGTCGTGCCGATGCTCGTCGAGGCCGCCCGCCGCCACGCCGACGGCTACGTCCGCTTCCGCGCTCTCGTCCTGCTCTCGGGCTTCAACGACCCGAAGACGAGGCCGGTGTTCCTCGACGCGCTCGCCGACGAGAACGACCGCCTGCGCGAGGTCGCGTACGCGTACGTCGAGGACCATCCCGATCCAGCTCTCGCGCCAAAGCTTCTGCAGGCGCTCGATCGCGAGCAGGCCGAGTTCGTGCGTCCCTCGCTGATCCACGCCATCGCCGCGCACGGCGCGGATCCGAAGGTCCAGGCGGTCCTGAGGCGTGAGGTCATGCGTGGCGTCGATTTCTTCCGATCGGCGGTGATCGAGGCCCTTGGCGCTCACAAGGCGGCGTACGCGCTCGACGACCTCGCGAAGATCGCCCAGCTGGAAGGCCCGCTGCAGGACGACGCGGTGAGGGCGATCGGCCTGATTGGCGACAAGCGCGGGCTGCCGACGCTCGTGGCGGTGCAGCGCGCCGGGAGTCGCGAACTGCAGCCGACGGTCGCCGCCGCCATCTGCGGCCTCGGCAGCAACTGCGACGGGCACGCCCGCTTCGTCAAGGAGTCGCTCGAGTTCGCGGCGAACAACCTCGGTTACCAGGAACTGGCCCGTTCGTCGGCCACCGCGCTGGCCGATCTCTCGGCCATCGGTCGCGCCGAGGCCCTGCCGGCGCTGTTTGCGCTGGGCATGCCCGCCAACGACCCTGTACGCGCACCCATCGCACTGGCCACCGGCCGGGCCGTGATGCGCAACCCGGGACAACTGCTCGCCATCGTGCCCGACCTGCCGCGGCAGGGTGCCACGCTCCTGCTTCGTGACGCCTTCGATATGCTCGAAGAGGACTACGCGGAGGAGCGCTTCTTCGCAACGGTGCGACGGCAGTACTGGGAGGCCTCGCCCGAGGCGCCCGTACGCGCCGCGGCGCAGGTCCTCATCACCGCTCTGGAATTCTGA
- the purM gene encoding phosphoribosylformylglycinamidine cyclo-ligase, which yields MDYKSAGVDIDAGHEVVNRIRGLAQGTFTPGVLSDIGSFGGLFHMQAAGASDPVLVASADGVGTKLKVAFMLNRHTTIGEDLVNHCVNDILVQGARPLFFLDYLATGRLSPDIAVDIVDGLARACKANGCALLGGETAEMPGFYANREYDLAGFIVGVVERPLVLTGDRIRVGDALIGLPSTGLHTNGYSLARRIAFDTLMLGIHDHIPELGVGIGEALLRPHRSYLNPVLPLVRDGLINGMAHITGGGLTDNVPRVLPEGTSARIDRSSWEVPALFTWLVRRGDVPDADAWRTFNMGIGMVLAVPAQQVNHVLERLSEAGESEGAVIGEIVSGDRSVQYVGH from the coding sequence ATGGACTACAAGTCGGCAGGGGTGGACATCGACGCGGGGCATGAAGTGGTGAACCGCATCCGCGGGTTGGCGCAGGGGACCTTCACCCCTGGCGTGCTCTCCGATATCGGGTCGTTCGGCGGGCTGTTCCACATGCAGGCGGCCGGGGCGTCCGACCCCGTGCTCGTGGCCAGCGCCGATGGAGTCGGGACCAAGCTGAAGGTGGCGTTCATGCTGAACCGCCACACCACCATCGGCGAGGACCTCGTCAACCATTGCGTCAACGACATCCTGGTGCAGGGCGCGCGGCCGCTGTTCTTCCTCGACTACCTCGCGACCGGGCGCCTCTCGCCCGATATCGCGGTCGACATCGTCGACGGCCTGGCCCGCGCGTGCAAGGCCAACGGCTGCGCATTGCTGGGCGGCGAGACGGCGGAGATGCCGGGCTTCTACGCCAACCGGGAGTACGACCTCGCCGGGTTCATCGTCGGCGTGGTGGAGCGGCCGCTGGTGCTCACGGGCGACCGCATCCGTGTCGGCGACGCCCTCATCGGGCTGCCCTCGACCGGGCTGCATACCAATGGGTACTCGCTGGCCCGGCGCATCGCCTTCGACACGCTGATGCTCGGCATCCACGATCACATCCCGGAGCTCGGTGTCGGCATCGGCGAAGCGTTGCTGCGGCCGCACCGCTCGTACCTGAATCCGGTGCTGCCGCTCGTTCGCGACGGCCTGATCAACGGCATGGCGCACATCACCGGCGGCGGGCTCACCGACAACGTTCCGCGCGTGCTTCCGGAAGGCACGTCAGCGCGTATCGACCGTTCGTCCTGGGAAGTGCCGGCGCTGTTCACATGGCTCGTGCGCAGGGGGGACGTCCCCGACGCCGACGCGTGGCGCACGTTCAACATGGGGATCGGGATGGTGCTGGCCGTGCCCGCCCAGCAGGTCAATCACGTGCTGGAGCGCTTGTCCGAGGCCGGTGAGTCCGAAGGCGCCGTCATCGGGGAGATCGTCAGTGGCGATCGCAGCGTGCAGTACGTGGGTCATTGA
- a CDS encoding response regulator encodes MKVLLLSTRPLGAAEIDRVLLSGLNPSALDVCPSVNLALTRLETFPPDLVIVNLPEGDAGDAVRRLQARSPGVPIVVVAPPSGLDESADQSVNAGGAQVAVEHNGTDATTDIDVDVLTRSAPDTTRPSPGAEIHITNAALAEAREELDSLARGGVTDALDAETRWLLYEVASIGHVSTTLEGDILASNDIAAQLLGHFSPDALEAVGEMPRPLLQAAGAYPQRPSRFELCLQHGTDGPLHWIVGLALPQGGAPVTVTWFLIDVSEQRLQARRARFLRRMDALTHVLSAATAECATLLDTGSRALSTARSKISDDVDVEQAMHALSRTHAVLAQLAGFARRRARRPSLRELRALLDQISPVLVHVIGDDVTWTMSTGDEPLYASLDSSELEQCMTAIVTQGREALPLGGQMKLSLTATVQDGTSEDGRGARPEIVIAIELQGYGLQPVVVPPTVQTQVMRLGAEFVHEQPDHLTNRLVLRLPRVFLTGT; translated from the coding sequence ATGAAGGTACTGCTGCTGTCGACGCGCCCGTTGGGCGCGGCCGAGATCGACCGCGTGCTGCTGTCGGGTCTTAACCCGTCGGCCTTGGACGTGTGTCCCTCCGTGAACCTCGCACTGACGCGGCTCGAGACGTTCCCGCCCGACCTCGTGATCGTCAACCTTCCGGAAGGCGACGCGGGCGACGCGGTGCGTCGGCTGCAGGCACGAAGCCCGGGAGTCCCGATCGTGGTGGTGGCTCCGCCCTCCGGGCTCGACGAGTCCGCTGACCAGTCCGTGAATGCCGGTGGCGCGCAGGTTGCCGTCGAGCACAACGGCACCGATGCCACAACCGACATCGACGTCGACGTGCTGACCCGCTCGGCGCCCGACACGACGCGTCCATCTCCGGGAGCCGAGATCCACATCACCAACGCGGCCCTGGCGGAGGCGCGCGAGGAACTCGACTCGCTCGCGCGCGGCGGCGTGACCGATGCCCTCGACGCCGAGACCCGCTGGCTGCTCTACGAGGTGGCATCCATCGGTCACGTGTCGACGACACTCGAGGGCGACATCCTCGCGTCCAACGATATCGCCGCCCAGTTGCTCGGGCACTTCTCGCCCGATGCGCTCGAAGCCGTCGGTGAGATGCCACGCCCGCTGCTACAGGCGGCAGGGGCGTACCCGCAGCGACCCTCACGCTTCGAGCTGTGCCTGCAGCACGGAACGGATGGCCCGCTGCACTGGATCGTCGGCCTTGCCCTGCCGCAGGGTGGCGCGCCGGTGACCGTGACGTGGTTCCTGATCGACGTCAGCGAGCAGCGCCTGCAGGCACGACGTGCCCGCTTCCTCAGGCGCATGGACGCGTTGACCCACGTGCTGTCGGCAGCGACAGCGGAATGCGCAACGCTCCTCGATACCGGCAGCCGGGCCCTGTCCACCGCCCGCTCGAAGATTTCCGACGATGTCGACGTCGAGCAGGCGATGCACGCGTTGTCGCGGACGCATGCGGTGCTGGCACAGCTCGCGGGGTTCGCGCGGCGCCGCGCACGACGACCGTCGCTCCGCGAACTGCGTGCGCTGCTCGACCAGATCAGCCCGGTGCTTGTGCACGTCATCGGCGATGACGTGACGTGGACCATGTCCACCGGCGATGAGCCGTTGTACGCATCGCTGGATTCGTCCGAACTCGAACAGTGCATGACCGCCATCGTCACGCAGGGGCGCGAGGCGCTGCCGCTCGGCGGACAGATGAAGCTGTCGCTCACCGCGACCGTGCAGGACGGCACGAGCGAAGACGGCCGCGGCGCCAGGCCGGAGATCGTGATCGCGATCGAGTTGCAGGGCTACGGACTGCAGCCCGTCGTCGTGCCACCCACCGTGCAGACCCAGGTGATGAGACTCGGCGCCGAGTTCGTGCACGAGCAACCGGATCACCTCACCAATCGCCTCGTGCTCCGGCTCCCCCGCGTCTTCCTGACCGGAACCTGA
- the purN gene encoding phosphoribosylglycinamide formyltransferase, with product MTNGPAIPPIDSAVPVLGVLISGRGSNLHAIIRAIGDGRLAARVGVVISNRPDAGGLEHARTAGIPTAVIEHKRFESRAAFEQALVARLVEAGASVICLAGFMRILSPFFLERAPGPVLNVHPSLLPAFPGVDAQHQAWTHGVKVAGATVHLVTPELDAGPIVAQATVAVLDDDTPASLAARILVEEHRIYTEAITRVLDATWHVEGRRFVCRSR from the coding sequence ATGACCAACGGACCGGCCATCCCTCCCATCGATAGCGCCGTGCCGGTGCTTGGCGTCCTCATCTCCGGCCGCGGCAGCAACCTCCACGCGATCATCCGCGCCATCGGCGACGGCCGGCTCGCCGCACGGGTCGGCGTGGTCATCTCGAACCGGCCGGACGCAGGCGGCCTCGAGCATGCACGTACCGCCGGCATTCCAACCGCCGTCATCGAGCACAAGCGGTTCGAGTCGCGCGCCGCTTTCGAGCAAGCCCTGGTGGCACGGCTCGTCGAGGCGGGCGCCTCGGTCATCTGCCTCGCCGGATTCATGCGCATCCTGAGCCCGTTCTTCCTGGAGCGTGCGCCGGGGCCGGTCCTGAACGTACATCCATCCCTGCTGCCCGCCTTCCCCGGCGTCGACGCCCAGCACCAGGCATGGACGCACGGCGTCAAGGTGGCGGGGGCCACGGTCCATCTCGTGACGCCGGAACTCGATGCCGGCCCGATCGTCGCGCAAGCCACGGTTGCGGTCCTCGACGACGACACGCCCGCCTCGTTGGCGGCGCGCATCCTGGTCGAGGAGCACCGCATCTATACCGAGGCCATAACGCGCGTTCTCGACGCGACGTGGCATGTCGAGGGGCGCCGCTTCGTCTGTCGCTCGCGGTAG
- a CDS encoding metallophosphoesterase: MVGRSSRGVSRRTVLRVATGVTAGLVVGEFAYGSLYGRLHLGVTRAEVPCGALPQALDGLRIGLITDTHHSTFTSLSFIDEAVTLLQAEAPDMVVLGGDYVTLRNRRYIPDAAAPFARLSAPQGVFGILGNHDDGVEMPHVLRRAGVAVLDDARTRLTVRGEVVDLIGIDYWTRRIDDIRRVARGHAPFSILLAHDPRRLHEAAALRLPLVLSGHTHGGQVSMPVIGAVAARKFPVAAGIGRKGETSLFVSRGVGTVLLPCRIDCPPEVAVVTLRRAPAA, from the coding sequence ATGGTTGGCCGATCCTCGCGTGGCGTGAGCCGCCGTACCGTGCTCCGCGTCGCGACCGGCGTCACGGCTGGTCTCGTCGTCGGCGAGTTCGCCTACGGGAGCCTGTACGGGCGGCTTCATCTCGGGGTCACGCGCGCCGAGGTGCCATGCGGGGCACTGCCGCAGGCGCTCGACGGACTTCGGATCGGCCTGATCACCGACACTCACCACAGCACGTTCACGTCGCTGTCGTTCATCGATGAAGCGGTGACCCTGTTGCAGGCAGAGGCACCGGACATGGTGGTCCTCGGCGGGGACTACGTGACCCTTCGCAACCGGCGGTACATTCCCGATGCTGCGGCACCATTTGCGCGCCTGAGCGCGCCGCAGGGCGTGTTCGGGATTCTCGGCAACCACGACGACGGCGTCGAAATGCCGCACGTCCTGCGCCGGGCCGGCGTCGCGGTCCTCGACGACGCGAGGACGCGCCTGACGGTGCGCGGAGAGGTCGTCGACCTGATCGGCATCGACTACTGGACCCGCAGGATCGACGACATCCGGCGCGTCGCCCGCGGGCACGCCCCGTTCTCGATCCTGCTGGCGCACGACCCGCGACGGCTGCACGAAGCCGCGGCCCTGCGCCTGCCCCTCGTCCTCTCGGGACACACGCATGGTGGACAGGTCTCGATGCCGGTGATCGGCGCGGTCGCGGCGCGAAAGTTCCCCGTCGCGGCGGGGATCGGCCGCAAGGGCGAGACCTCGCTGTTCGTGAGCCGCGGTGTCGGCACCGTCCTTCTGCCCTGCCGCATCGATTGCCCGCCGGAGGTGGCCGTGGTCACCTTGCGCCGCGCGCCGGCTGCCTGA
- a CDS encoding PilZ domain-containing protein: MSQKDAENRRQHRRIPATSLPSLTARMSGGAAVKLLDVSRRGVRLETNLHMRPGQRVCIRFVAADATVTLTAAVVRATVAHVESDGIRYETALSLAGDLLLCDQLHEAAMQEPESPDAGPPTPTQNGLRAIVDYTVIVRGGPDRSALLEGLQNNSW, encoded by the coding sequence GTGTCCCAGAAGGACGCCGAGAATCGCCGTCAGCATCGCCGGATACCTGCCACGTCGCTGCCGTCCCTGACGGCACGGATGAGCGGCGGAGCCGCCGTGAAGCTGCTCGACGTCTCCAGGCGTGGCGTGCGGCTCGAGACCAACCTGCACATGCGGCCGGGACAGAGGGTCTGCATCCGCTTTGTCGCCGCCGATGCCACCGTCACCCTGACGGCGGCGGTCGTCCGGGCCACGGTGGCACACGTCGAATCGGACGGGATCCGCTACGAAACGGCGTTGTCGCTGGCCGGCGACCTCCTCCTCTGCGACCAACTGCACGAAGCCGCAATGCAGGAACCCGAGTCGCCCGATGCCGGGCCACCCACCCCTACCCAGAACGGACTCCGCGCGATCGTCGACTACACCGTGATCGTGCGCGGCGGACCGGATAGGTCGGCCTTGCTCGAAGGCCTCCAGAACAACAGCTGGTAA
- a CDS encoding PilZ domain-containing protein: MIRRDDTSDESDDRRSHPRLPARLLPTLSAQLSGGSKVTLLDLSQHGVRLETTRHMRPGQMVSLRFSIDDQIVTINASVVRASIVRVGAEEVRYETGLRLSDEFSCDQLQVALVEQQGTNESSVPEDVACPEPFVFAAVENAAGHVDSSRGWWLSGNRTERPASLEGR, from the coding sequence ATGATCAGACGTGACGACACCAGCGACGAGAGCGACGACCGCCGCAGCCATCCGCGCCTTCCCGCACGCCTGCTCCCGACGCTGTCGGCCCAATTGAGCGGCGGCTCCAAGGTGACGCTGCTCGACCTGTCGCAGCATGGCGTACGCCTCGAGACGACGCGACACATGCGGCCCGGGCAGATGGTGAGCTTGCGCTTCTCCATCGATGACCAGATCGTCACGATCAACGCTTCCGTGGTTCGAGCCTCGATCGTGCGCGTCGGCGCCGAAGAGGTGCGTTACGAGACGGGCCTCCGGCTGAGCGACGAGTTCTCCTGCGATCAGTTGCAGGTCGCCCTTGTCGAGCAGCAAGGCACGAACGAGTCGAGCGTGCCCGAAGACGTCGCGTGCCCCGAGCCGTTCGTGTTCGCGGCAGTCGAGAATGCGGCGGGACACGTGGATTCGAGTCGCGGCTGGTGGCTCTCCGGCAACCGGACCGAGCGGCCCGCCAGCCTCGAAGGCCGCTGA
- the tyrS gene encoding tyrosine--tRNA ligase gives MELEEHLAYLTRGCVDVVRAADLRSRLAEAQASGRPLVVKVGFDPTAPDLHLGHTVLIRKMKHFQEMGHTVVFLIGDFTGLIGDPTGRSKTRPPLTAEAVQANADTYRQQVFRILDPERTIVDFNSRWLGTLTSVDWVKLAAQYNVAQMLERREFRQRYDSGQPIALHEFLYPLSQGYDSVFLKADVELGGTDQLFNLNVGRDIMPAYGLPAQIILTTPLLIGLDGVEKMSKSLGNYVGINEPPEEMLRKIVEQFRGTDEVMWMYFTLLTDLTPAAIAERQRRFASGETTSSDLRYELGRRIVADYHGAAAADAAEQAVRARHAARQGHGDDLPLQSIEAGLLLRKVLVELGLAVSGSDATRKITQGGIRVDGVVVSDIAAVVGAGIWTIQAGKRLIVRVHAR, from the coding sequence ATGGAGCTCGAGGAGCATCTTGCCTATCTGACGCGCGGCTGCGTGGACGTCGTGCGTGCCGCCGACCTGCGGTCGCGGCTCGCGGAAGCGCAGGCGAGCGGGCGTCCGCTGGTCGTCAAGGTCGGTTTCGATCCCACTGCGCCTGACCTGCACCTGGGCCACACCGTGCTGATTCGCAAGATGAAGCACTTCCAGGAGATGGGCCATACCGTGGTGTTCCTGATCGGCGACTTCACCGGACTCATCGGCGATCCGACCGGGCGATCGAAGACGCGACCGCCGTTGACGGCCGAGGCTGTGCAGGCCAATGCCGATACCTACCGGCAGCAGGTCTTCCGCATCCTCGACCCGGAGAGGACGATCGTCGATTTCAACAGCCGCTGGCTGGGCACGCTGACAAGCGTCGACTGGGTGAAGCTGGCGGCGCAATACAACGTCGCGCAGATGCTGGAACGCCGGGAATTCCGCCAGCGGTACGACAGCGGGCAGCCGATCGCGTTGCACGAGTTCCTGTACCCGTTGAGCCAGGGCTACGACTCGGTGTTTTTGAAGGCCGACGTCGAACTCGGCGGCACCGATCAGCTGTTCAATCTCAATGTCGGCCGCGACATCATGCCCGCGTATGGCCTGCCGGCGCAGATCATCCTCACGACGCCGCTGCTGATCGGTCTCGACGGCGTGGAGAAGATGTCCAAGAGCCTCGGCAACTACGTCGGGATCAACGAGCCGCCCGAGGAAATGCTGCGCAAGATCGTGGAGCAATTCCGCGGCACCGACGAGGTGATGTGGATGTACTTCACGCTGCTCACCGACTTGACGCCGGCGGCGATTGCCGAGCGGCAGCGTCGATTTGCGTCCGGGGAGACGACCTCGTCCGACCTGCGGTACGAGCTGGGCCGCCGGATCGTGGCCGACTACCACGGCGCGGCGGCGGCCGACGCTGCCGAGCAGGCCGTCCGCGCGCGTCACGCCGCGCGCCAGGGGCATGGCGACGATCTGCCGCTGCAGTCGATCGAGGCGGGTCTTCTGCTCCGCAAGGTGCTCGTGGAGCTCGGCCTGGCCGTTTCCGGAAGTGATGCGACACGAAAGATCACGCAGGGCGGCATACGTGTCGACGGCGTGGTGGTGAGCGACATCGCGGCCGTGGTTGGGGCCGGAATCTGGACGATTCAGGCGGGAAAGAGGCTGATTGTGCGGGTGCATGCGAGGTGA